CTCTTCCGCGTGTCCCTCCCCTCGGGCAAGCACACCCTGAAGCTGGTGGGTCCCGACGGCAAGTCGCAGAAGGTGTCGGTGGAGATCAAGCCGAAGGAGCTCTCGTCGCTCCGCGTCTCGCTCGGGAAACAAGCCCGGGAGTAGGCGGCCAGGCGGCGCGGGTGCAATCGCTCCGGCCGCCGTGCGTACCTCGGAGGACACGAGGCCTCGCGCCTCCTCCTTCCCGAGGTCCGCCCAGATGATGCTCCGCACGCTGCTCCTCCCCGTCGCCCTCCTGGTGTCCGTGCCGGCCTTCGCGGAGGCCCCCGCCGCCGACTCGCCCAAGGGGCAGATCGAGGTTCCCGACTTCCGGGGCGTGGCGGTGAGCCACGGCATCCGCGCCGAGGTGAAGCCGGGTCCCAAGTCGGTGCGCCTGGAGGGCCGCTCGGAGGACCTGTCCCGGGTGAAGCTCGTCGTGGAGCACGGGGTGCTGACGACGCAGGTGGAGCGGGGCTCGCTGTTCTCGAGGGGGATGAAGGAGGTGCGCCTCTACGTCACCAATCCGCGCGTGGAGAGCGTGTCGGCCAGCGGGGGCGCGCACGTCGAGGCCGAGGCCACGGCGGCGAGCACCTTCGAGGTGGAGGCGAGCGGGGGCAGTGAGGTCAACGTGACCGGCCTGGACACGAAGAAGCTCGAGGTCGAGGCGAGTGGAGGCGGCGAGGTATCGCTGAAGGGCCAGACGGGAGAGATGCACGTGGAGGGCAGCGGGGGCGCGGTCATCAAGGCGCGGAAGGTGCGGGCCGAGTCGCTCGAGGTCGAGGCCAGCGGCGGCACCCATGTCGAGGCCTCCCCCGAGCGGAGCCTGAAGGGCGAGCTGTCCGGAGGCTCGACGGTGAAGGCGTCGCGCAAGCCCGAGAAGGTCGATGTGGACACCTCGGGAGGCTCCGAGGTCGAGTACGAGTAACGCGTCGCGCGAGAAGCGTGGCACTGGGGTGGAGCCGCGGAGCCGGGGGGCTGCGTGCCTCCACCTCTTTCTTTATCATCCCCGGTGCCGCTCGGCCG
This is a stretch of genomic DNA from Archangium violaceum. It encodes these proteins:
- a CDS encoding head GIN domain-containing protein codes for the protein MMLRTLLLPVALLVSVPAFAEAPAADSPKGQIEVPDFRGVAVSHGIRAEVKPGPKSVRLEGRSEDLSRVKLVVEHGVLTTQVERGSLFSRGMKEVRLYVTNPRVESVSASGGAHVEAEATAASTFEVEASGGSEVNVTGLDTKKLEVEASGGGEVSLKGQTGEMHVEGSGGAVIKARKVRAESLEVEASGGTHVEASPERSLKGELSGGSTVKASRKPEKVDVDTSGGSEVEYE